The genome window GTGGATGGATGGCATATAGGAAATCTGAAATCAGCAGATACCATTTTGAAATTACTTTAATTAAGTGTTTCAAAATCATAAATATGGTATTGTGGAGAAAGTTAAATGTTCACTCTATacatcttttccttttctttcttttttgttcccCAATCTAAAGTTATTTGTCTTTCAGGCAGGAAATAGGCATAAGAAACATTTAGAATATACATATTTACCCTACTGTCAATTAATGGGAAGTGAAAATGTAACTatattttactaaataataaatagaacTCACCTTTATTATACTGAAAACTGCTTCAGCCCAACTTGTTCTTAATGGTTTGCGTGACTTGTTAGGATTACAAAGCCAAATGAAATCAACACCACAGATGTTTCCCCTATGATTGCGGTGGCTAACCCACTGCAggacattaaaaaagaaatagacataaaaaatatagtaattgaTTAGCTTTATTTGTTTGGGAAATGAGCGGCCAAGTAAATACCAGGGcactaaaatagtaaaataaaattgtaacttgAAGGCAACAAACCTTGTGAGCATCTGCATCACTGTCAGTATATTTATGGGCATCATCATATGATGATACAAATCCCTGCGACCTAAGAAACTTGTAAACATGCCCCCGCTTGCTTCCATTCCAATCACTACAAAAGTAGAACAAAGAgtacataatttaaaatatccATCTTGGAGGTTATATAAGAGTAAGAGAGCTTTCTCATGGAGCATCAAATGTAAGGGGGAAAATTGTAAAAAGAAGCAAACAGATACGCACCCACATAGTATGATGGGAATTCGTTTGAGCTTGTTTTCTCTCTGATATGATTCCACATATTGAAGTATTTTGTAAACCTATTTGAAGACAAATATGAAACCCCAGGATAAGCAATGGCACAGTTAGTTTGGCTAGAAAATCCATGGTATCAGGAACATATTTGTTAATAAGGGAAATATATATACCTGATGCAATCTTACTAGAGAGAGACTTGAATCATGAGGAAATAGCAAATGGGTGTTCACAATAAGCATTTCTTGTCCAATGTTTCCCTTTCGGTTTGGGAGAAAAGGCACAACTGACTGAACATGAAGCAGCTGAGCAACTCGGTCTCCAAAGTCATTAAAAGGCAACTCTCGATAATTCAGAACCCTTAAGTAGTCCTTATGTATGGCAGTCAGCAGACCTGTACAGAGCGAATACAATATCTCAATTCATTGAGCAACAAGGAGTACTTACAAAAGCTCACTAAAATCATAATAACAATCTCATTAATTAAGTGGATAACTTAGAATAGTTGTAAGAATAGTTAGAACTTatgtaattaaatttaaagCTTGATGATCAGCCTATAAATGCTCCCAAGCAATTCTTAATGTAGAAACATTTGAAACATCTTATATATATGACCACATAGTGACAATTGAGGTTGTCTGTGTTGAGCTAATACAACTCGAAAAATTGTGATAGATGCACTTAAAATTCTTGGAAAAAAGTGCAACAAGGATGAGTCCAAAATCTAAAACCACTAACTGAACTATCTATTCATTTTGCAAGTAACATGCAGAATCTGAAACTAAAAAGATATACTACAATTTTTTGTTAGAAATCAATTTAAGTTTGAattaatcaacaaaatcaaaagaaccAAAGGTTATACCCAGGAAAAAAAACTAGGCCAAAATACACCGTTGATCCCTAAACTCTAGCCAATGAGCAATTTTAGTTCCTGAAGTATAAAACAATCATTTTTAATCCCCAACAAACAAAGTTATtgtttttagtccctaaaaaaCTTTAAAGTGATCAATTTTAGTTCCTAACAAACTTAAAGGGATTGCTTTTAATCACTAAGAAGCGAAACAAGTTAGTTTTTAGGTTGGCCATGTCATCAAAAGGACTAAAATCATTCAAGTTTAGGAGTCAATAGTGTATTCAAGccacaccaaaagaaaaaaggtagaATGGTGCAGGACAAAGTCGAACTTATAATATaggctataaaaaaaataaggaaataccATCTCCACGGTTGTTAGTTCTTGCAAGATTGAAGGTGATATAGCCTGCAGCTCCTAGCCTCTCCTGGTACATACGCACAAGTTCTTCACTTCCAACCCAGAACTCCTACTCAATAGAGCAAAAATCACCACAATCTAAAATTAGGCTTGAATTAGTCCACTTAAGGTCAACAAGAAATCTAGCAAAGGGGAGTGTGTGAATGTTGAATACTGAATTGAAGATCCACCTGAAGACAGATGATGGAGGAAGATTTATAGAGCAAccaatccaaaattttttggTTCCTGCTCACCCACATGGCCCTGAACTCACTTTCTcgaagaccttgattctgttcCACACCCATCAAAAAAAAGAGTCAGTGAAGCTTGTTATAAGAAGAGGGATACTGATTGATGATGTAGTCGTAGTGAGTGAGTGAGTAATTTTCAGACCTGTTGATCAAGTCGTTTGTAAATGGGAGCCAGGATATTGAAAGTGGTGCATGATAAGCAACCCTGTTCTTGTTCTTGCTCTTGTTCTGTCTCTGGCATTGACAACAAAGACATGTAGTTGGGTGCTAATTCAAgaccctttttttctttttttcaaaagatcCCTTTGGCGCGGATGGATTACTTGGCAAGAGAATGAAACGAAGGAAAAGAAAGCTAGAGATTGGTGGTTGTGTCTGGGAAGTCTGATTTGTTTTTTGGCAAATGGGATGTGTGATGTTTATGAGTTTGAAAATGGCTCTTAATTTTTACAGCTATAAATGCACGTATgatgtttgtgtatatataagACTCGCACAcactcatcaaaaaaaagataaaagactCGCACACGGTTTCCGTATTGAGATAGAAAGCTGAGAGTGACTTCGCGAGTGAGGGGgatatttcatatttgattCTATGGGTAAATCCAATCTTGCCTcctttttaatagttttatcATTTGTTGTCCCCATACTTACTAGATTTTCACACTTTGATGGGACACTTAAAAACCATTTTACAACCTTCTTACTAATCACTAAtgtgacaaaattttaatacttcTTATTTGTGTTCATTACTTTTATCACAACTCGTTACTTGATGACCAGTAAGTTGTAAGTGGTGAACATCTCCACACTCACACCATTTAAACTTCGTATCATGTTATGGTGTGAGACAACTTAGGTAATAATGGAATCTATTATTATTCAAACCTACAACTCATGAACTTGCAAGAAGCAATCACTTCCTACCACTAAGCCTACCACCAGTGCCGGCTCAACAATGGAGCAAGAAATGCAGTCGCCTAAggttccaagaaaaaaaaaaaaggcctccaaattttaaccaataagattatttataatcaataaataaaataatattttttaccagatgaaaaacaaataaaaaatagagaaaaatgcaacgtctacaatattttttacaacacttttataattatgctaagtagtaggttgttacaacctgttattgatggcaaaaaaataattatagtgatattttcaaagagagaaaaaaaaaaaaaaacaacttaaaatctaggatttgttgtaaaaaaatattgtgaatgttgtacttctaaaaaaattaagaataataatttaattagcaaacttttactagttctcatctaAGTCCATCactaacacaatttttttacttactattaTCAATCTACCatatcaacaagtatgaaaaattttgtcaaattttttctgtttataaaatttctaaaaaaagaaaaatttctaTGTAACttttgttaattagtagtaattttgcatataaaataagataatcaattttcgccttaggcccccaaataTATTAAGCCGTCCCTGCCTACCACTAGTTTATCTCCTGTGTTTGtggtttttgtgggttttttgtgCTTCTGGTCACTAGTATGCATATGTAACGTTTCACTTTCAATCCTAGTCACTTTGGCTTGTAGAGGGTAATCCTAGTCACTTGTTGTTATCCCCAAAGAGAACCTTATTATCCATCTCATTCGTTTATATCCAAACCGAATTGGGGAGGTAAGctaaattctatatatattgGGATAAGCTTCAAAACTTACTTTCATATCAttctttatagtttatacagttttaaaaaaaaaaaaaaaagattcacgTTTTAGACAGGTAATTCTAAGTAGACTTCTAAAGCAAAATTGACTGACAATTTAGTCATTTGAAGAGGACCCTAAATTTAGCCATACTAAAACCTTacatttctaattttctattgatttaagctttagctaaaaataaataaataaataacatttttcaataGTGTAATGCTATTGTTTTAATTGAtgaatgttgtgaaattattgtggtattttgttgtgtttattactcttttaaaaaaacatagcttctttttctatattgccttttgcttctctttttggatttttctttttccagtttttaatttaatggtAACCTCCATGTCTTTGGAGTGTCTATATTGTTCCCTTTTTTTCATGTTCCAAAATTACGTAAGATTTTGGATTAAAGTGATAGTTCGATACTAATTAATCTCTCAATCCTAGTCACTTGTGACAATGCTAGTCATCTCTTTCGTTTATATTCAAACTGAATTGGAGAGGTAAGCTAAAGTCTATATATATTGGGATAAGATTCAAAACTTATTTTCGTATCATTCTTTATATAGTTTTTGAAAGATTCACGTTTTAGATGGGTCATCCTAAGTAGACTTTTAAGCAATATTAACTATGACAATTTAGTTAGAGGACCCTAAATTTAGCCATACTAATTTTCTATGGCTTTTAAgttttagcttaaaaaaaaaaaaaaattacattacatTTACCATACATATTTCAATACAATAATATTATCGTTTTAATTGAAGTATTGTGAAGTTGTTATGGCATATTGTTGTATTCATTACTTATTTCAATAACTAAACTTTTTTTCCACATAGCCGTTTCCTTCTCTTTTCGCCTTTTTTTCTCGGGTGTTTCATTTAATTGTAATCTCCGTGTCTTTGGAGTGTCTGTATTGTTCCATATTTTCTCATGCTCCAAATTTAATTAGAACTTAGGATTAAAGTGATAGTTCAATACTAATCATATTTTTTGCGGTggagaaaaaaaacacacacacatagcatttctttctttttttaattaataaaggCACAGAAAGCAAAGAACAGATTACAGGTGTTACGCGGAAATGGGAATGACCAATATATTGATTATTGGTGCAGGAATAATATGATAATATATCTCATCTCAACCACTCATCATCCCGGTAATGTAAATGAAAAATTCTAGTGCCACAAATTAGTGCATAGTTTTGTGCACAACTTGCCTATATGGCGAGTTAAAGTTGGTAGAGGGGTGACTCACCATCACCtctccaccaaccacaacttaCTATATAAGTGAATTATGTAGAAAATTGTGCATTAATTTGTGACATCAGAACTTCTCATTATAAAAtagtttcataaaaataaaataataatttgtatttgtaaAGTAGTTATGTTGAAAAACCGTGTGTCGGTGCCTGTCTGCCTTTGGTGGCCCAAATCTTCAGATTTTTGGTGAAACGGTCCACCCCCATTAATGGGGTGTACTGTTGTAGATACTTCTATGACTCTAGTTTAGGATTGAATGGAACCTATATACGGCACATTACTTGCCTCCCAAGCCTTAAATTATGCCGCGCATTCATTCACAAGACATCACCTAcctatatataattataaggacaacttttttttctttttctttttttttttatacaagagagaattctattttaatataatttaagtgtatatatatgtgtgagtCTCTTTCTtaaagacttgaaccccgacccttactccccacactccacaaatatttatacttgtgaagtgaccatcgcaccaaggatGTGCGATGGTATTATAAGGACAACTTAGATACAGTAtcttaggttttttatttaaaattttgacatctgACCAATTTAACATCCCAAACAAATAGcgataaaactaaaaattcttttttttttcttttttcctgtaCTGCGAGAACCCACGACTTCAAATCTCCAGTTGCCTCATTTTCTACTggtttcaaaccaaaaaaggaCCCTTCTCCCCCattttctcagtaaccaaacaggaaaggttaaaaaataaaagctagaTCTACTgggtttcaaaccaaaaaagGGACCATTTTCAGCTATACTTGAAACTTCCACACTTAACATCAACAAAGTCATTGTCACAGCCTCTTTCATTATTTTgtccaaagagagagagagagagaatcatagatcagaaaagaaagaatcatagatcagaaaagaaggaaacaaatacacatacatacacacacacacacaacaagagagagagagagagaatcatagatcagaaaagaagaaaggaaatagatacacatacatacacacaccgagagagagagaggtatgagatattcttttcttttcttttctttttttcttttttgggttttgggcttGGAAGAGAAGGGTCATGAGTGGTTTGGAAGagaaaggttttgggtttggaagagaagCCATTCGTAAGTACAGGAAAAATAAGGAAGAAGGAAAtattggttttgggtttggaagagaagAGTCATGGGTGGTTTGGAAGagaaaggttttgggtttggaagagaagCTGTTTGTAGGTacaggaaaaagaaggaagaaggaaattaaaaaaaataagatattttagttttaatgcCGTTTACTTGGTTTGTTAAATTGAACaggtgtcaaaattttaagtagagaacttaaggtactgtacctaaggtactgtacttaagttttgccCTAATTATAAATAGACTTGATAAAATTGGACTAGGATTTGTCAACTCGCCCAAATATGAGAAGACTAGAAGGAAATAATTAAGTTCTTACCATAACaattttttgttacaattttgaTTTGATATAATGAatgatgaggaaaaaaaaaagtgtacaatTAGATTGTGTTTGGTACAACGGAAATTGATTTTTGGAATATATTTTCCTCTTTTACGAGTATTTAGGGGAACGAAAAATGTTAGTTAACTGAAAATTATTTTCGACTTGACTATAAAATAAAGATACTTATAAGGAATTTGGTTTACGCTTTCATTTTTGGTAAACCATTTTCCTCATCGCCCAAAACTTATTAGCCAAACCTCTACCCCCTACCTCTATTGTCTgccacccaaccaccaccaccccacTAACATCCCCATTCTCTAGTGGCCTACCACCACCACTAGTCCctaatcacaattttttaatatcaaaattttattatttattatatacgTGCttagaaaatgagaaaatgtaaaaaagtagtagcaaatatattttctataccatttttaggaacacaaccaaacactaaaaatatttccaatcaaactcttaaaaataatttattttccaaaaaatattttcacctaaaaatattttatgcttACAAAATATTTTGCATCCAACCCAATACAACCTTAACCGCGTTAGAGTAGTGACACAAAAGTCGTGTCTATAAAGTATAACTTTCGTGGAAGAATATAGGTAAAATGTTTTTGAACTTATCAAAAACAGGTCAAGCTGCATTGAATAGACTTCAAGTGACACGGCACAAGGGTTAACCGGATTTTTAAGGGAGAAGATTCCTTTTTTTGGTCTGTGTTTGTTTCAACAAATGAGTCTCTGATGGGCACAAACTCTTATCTAACTTTTCAATCTCTCTTTAGGTAATCTAACTCTCACTGGTTCAGCTACAAGggcattttcttttcaaatcatGGACTAAGGCACCAATGGGAAGTAgtcttatatgtttttttggTCATACCCAAAGCAGTCTAAAAATACGATCTTTGGAGAAGAAGCCTCTCATTACCCAGCATGAGTCCAAACCTGTAAAAGTTGGTAGATACCGGACTTATTTAACTCATTTTCCTGTACAACAAGGCTCTTTTGTGAGACTTTCTGCCTCTGCATTGTCAGCATCAAAACCATACAAACTAGTCTCAGTAATACATGATACATCAGTTTGCTAATCCATCATCAACTAGAACCAGTTGCAATCACCTACCAAACAGCATCGCTTTGAAATCAAGTCGCCTCAACCTCCATGCCCTGACTCATTTGTATTGCACCTACCCACCTGGATATTGCTTAATAATAACAATTCAATATGCTTCTTATTATTCCATTGCAAAAAATGCAATTATACATGTCTTTAAagcatataataaataaaatcaaacaagcAAATTTAAATGCGTAAGAGAAGACATATTGACGTATCAATTGAAGACCATCATACCACCaatcacaaaacaaaacttcAAAATAACTGATTTTTCCctcccaaaaaggaaaaacatcaTTATATTTTGGACAAGAAAATAATAGTGTAATCAGTTCAGCTCTCTTTGTCCAATTCACCTTCAAATGAAACATCTCAACTAACAAAAGCCATTGTTTTctatttgttagattaaataacAAATATCATCATAGACTCCTTAAAAACATACCAATGAAAGGTCCCGAAAGAAGAAATCATTAGCCAACACAAAATGAATAGCCAACTCTTGCATCCAGAATATTCAGCATTCCAACTTGAACGGGCCACGGAAGATGTCCGTGTAACATTCTTCAAATGTGTCAGATGGCAGCTAGAAGAAACATTGGACGCAATTGACTGCCCTTATCACTATTTCTGTGATAGCACTTATCCTGGCAATTATCCACCTGCTGTGGACATTCTGGTATTTCTGTTTACTGCAGCTTCATACTTGACAACCCTCATCTTTGTGGTGACAGATATATCAAGAAGAGGGCAAACCTGCCTTAATCGTTCAAAGAGGTACTTATTACCATCTGGTCCAATTTCTCTCCCAGTAATCCTCTTGACACTGGCAAAAGGCCACCGAATCAACACCATATTTCCTCTCTCGAGCATTGGTCCTGCAATCCTCCTACTGGTTCATGTTTCTGCCCTGACCTTTGATCACAAGGCTAATAGAGACATCAAATATGCTTTTTTTGAGGCATCAACAATTTCTGGAATTTTACATGCAAGCCTGTATCTGGATGCTATTATCTTACCTTATTATACAGGTTTTGATGCTCTAGTGTTGTCAAACTTTTCAGGTGAGTGTGCATCTTGCGTATGCAGGAAAGAGGTTTTGATTGTGGGAGGGATCTTAGTGTCATACAAGGGGTGGTCAATAACCACATTTTCAGTTGTGGGTGCTCTCTGCTTAAGGATTATCTGCAGATTGTCTGGAGAGAAAACAGGAGCTACCGCACTAATTAGGCCATGGCTGGAAAGCGTAGCTTGGATCTTGATATCAATGGACTGTGTTTATCTAGCAACAAACTCCCCACCAGGAAGTACAATGTTGAGAGTTGCTGCTTTTGGAGGtgtatttgttttgatttgtctTCATGTACTCAAAAGTGCATGCACTCTGATAACAAAGTGGCATTGTGCAGAAAAAATTAGTCAAATATCACATGGAGGATAGAAAAGTATAATGATCAGAAGAGGCATAAATTTACAAGAATGAGAGGAAACAACAAtgtaaatgtgtaaatagtctttttctccccctttttctGATCAATGAAATACACAATTTGCCAAAATGATCATAAGAATGTATCCTACATCAGAACATATAAAACCTATAAATCAAAATGTTCCAGCATATTAAGGGAGATGATTGGGATAACTTCCAAAATCCATCAAAGTACCAAACCTATTCACCAAAAAATGCTTCTAACCCACAACAAGTGAACTTGAAAGCAGTACCCCAATGCAAGTCACAAGAAAAACCTCCTTCGACTCGTGTCCATTCCCGACTAAAATTCAAATGGGAGAACAAAGCAAATAAAGTGTGAGAGAGATaaagggtattttttttttttttaacaaaaagtaagaCAAATAATCAGATCTAGATAGTAGCAGCCTGAATTGGTTGGTAGGTTGACTACATTTTGAACCCACTCATATTACATGCCTTCAGTACCAAATGTTCCAAGCTGCAGACTGATCAGCCTTCAGTGTGAAACAAGGGCCACATTCTTGCATGTTTACATACATAACTCATT of Quercus lobata isolate SW786 chromosome 8, ValleyOak3.0 Primary Assembly, whole genome shotgun sequence contains these proteins:
- the LOC115956010 gene encoding uncharacterized calcium-binding protein At1g02270-like isoform X2; this encodes MSLLSMPETEQEQEQEQGCLSCTTFNILAPIYKRLDQQNQGLRESEFRAMWVSRNQKILDWLLYKSSSIICLQEFWVGSEELVRMYQERLGAAGYITFNLARTNNRGDGLLTAIHKDYLRVLNYRELPFNDFGDRVAQLLHVQSVVPFLPNRKGNIGQEMLIVNTHLLFPHDSSLSLVRLHQVYKILQYVESYQRENKLKRIPIILCGDWNGSKRGHVYKFLRSQGFVSSYDDAHKYTDSDADAHKWVSHRNHRGNICGVDFIWLCNPNKSRKPLRTSWAEAVFSIIKHLLRKASLSEDDAFAFLKGDNQGDFITFSALQEALRQVNLIGHPYGLSFLEMKKLWAQADINGDGVIDYEEFKKIWNPTWPEQIEEYYETTIEDPKQGTNEENIGFRVKNAVLFPWEVEKGLWLENYSLSDYAPQIVIFSPLFGIFQSNNHTLTYNCR
- the LOC115956010 gene encoding uncharacterized calcium-binding protein At1g02270-like isoform X5, with the translated sequence MYQERLGAAGYITFNLARTNNRGDGLLTAIHKDYLRVLNYRELPFNDFGDRVAQLLHVQSVVPFLPNRKGNIGQEMLIVNTHLLFPHDSSLSLVRLHQVYKILQYVESYQRENKLKRIPIILCGDWNGSKRGHVYKFLRSQGFVSSYDDAHKYTDSDADAHKWVSHRNHRGNICGVDFIWLCNPNKSRKPLRTSWAEAVFSIIKHLLRKASLSEDDAFAFLKGDNQGDFITFSALQEALRQVNLIGHPYGLSFLEMKKLWAQADINGDGVIDYEEFKQKIWNPTWPEQIEEYYETTIEDPKQGTNEENIGFRVKNAVLFPWEVEKGLWLENYSLSDYAPQIVIFSPLFGIFQSNNHTLTYNCR
- the LOC115955879 gene encoding uncharacterized protein LOC115955879 — translated: MNSQLLHPEYSAFQLERATEDVRVTFFKCVRWQLEETLDAIDCPYHYFCDSTYPGNYPPAVDILVFLFTAASYLTTLIFVVTDISRRGQTCLNRSKRYLLPSGPISLPVILLTLAKGHRINTIFPLSSIGPAILLLVHVSALTFDHKANRDIKYAFFEASTISGILHASLYLDAIILPYYTGFDALVLSNFSGECASCVCRKEVLIVGGILVSYKGWSITTFSVVGALCLRIICRLSGEKTGATALIRPWLESVAWILISMDCVYLATNSPPGSTMLRVAAFGGVFVLICLHVLKSACTLITKWHCAEKISQISHGG
- the LOC115956010 gene encoding uncharacterized calcium-binding protein At1g02270-like isoform X4 translates to MSLLSMPETEQEQEQEQGCLSCTTFNILAPIYKRLDQQNQGLRESEFRAMWVSRNQKILDWLLYKSSSIICLQEFWVGSEELVRMYQERLGAAGYITFNLARTNNRGDGLLTAIHKDYLRVLNYRELPFNDFGDRVAQLLHVQSVVPFLPNRKGNIGQEMLIVNTHLLFPHDSSLSLVRLHQVYKILQYVESYQRENKLKRIPIILCGDWNGSKRGHVYKFLRSQGFVSSYDDAHKYTDSDADAHKWVSHRNHRGNICGVDFIWLCNPNKSRKPLRTSWAEAVFSIIKHLLRKASLSEDDAFAFLKGDNQGDFITFSALQEALRQVNLIGHPYGLSFLEMKKLWAQADINGDGVIDYEEFKKIWNPKWSEQTEEYLETMIEEPKKGTNEEAIGFRVKNALLFPREAEKAMWPENYSLSDHASLNVVFSPLSLQCFSAQ
- the LOC115956010 gene encoding uncharacterized calcium-binding protein At1g02270-like isoform X3, translated to MSLLSMPETEQEQEQEQGCLSCTTFNILAPIYKRLDQQNQGLRESEFRAMWVSRNQKILDWLLYKSSSIICLQEFWVGSEELVRMYQERLGAAGYITFNLARTNNRGDGLLTAIHKDYLRVLNYRELPFNDFGDRVAQLLHVQSVVPFLPNRKGNIGQEMLIVNTHLLFPHDSSLSLVRLHQVYKILQYVESYQRENKLKRIPIILCGDWNGSKRGHVYKFLRSQGFVSSYDDAHKYTDSDADAHKWVSHRNHRGNICGVDFIWLCNPNKSRKPLRTSWAEAVFSIIKHLLRKASLSEDDAFAFLKGDNQGDFITFSALQEALRQVNLIGHPYGLSFLEMKKLWAQADINGDGVIDYEEFKQKIWNPKWSEQTEEYLETMIEEPKKGTNEEAIGFRVKNALLFPREAEKAMWPENYSLSDHASLNVVFSPLSLQCFSAQ
- the LOC115956010 gene encoding uncharacterized calcium-binding protein At1g02270-like isoform X1, with product MSLLSMPETEQEQEQEQGCLSCTTFNILAPIYKRLDQQNQGLRESEFRAMWVSRNQKILDWLLYKSSSIICLQEFWVGSEELVRMYQERLGAAGYITFNLARTNNRGDGLLTAIHKDYLRVLNYRELPFNDFGDRVAQLLHVQSVVPFLPNRKGNIGQEMLIVNTHLLFPHDSSLSLVRLHQVYKILQYVESYQRENKLKRIPIILCGDWNGSKRGHVYKFLRSQGFVSSYDDAHKYTDSDADAHKWVSHRNHRGNICGVDFIWLCNPNKSRKPLRTSWAEAVFSIIKHLLRKASLSEDDAFAFLKGDNQGDFITFSALQEALRQVNLIGHPYGLSFLEMKKLWAQADINGDGVIDYEEFKQKIWNPTWPEQIEEYYETTIEDPKQGTNEENIGFRVKNAVLFPWEVEKGLWLENYSLSDYAPQIVIFSPLFGIFQSNNHTLTYNCR